From the genome of Rhododendron vialii isolate Sample 1 chromosome 10a, ASM3025357v1:
AGATAAATTAATTAATCTAGTTGAATCTTGAAAGAGCAGTGCTACGGCCACCGCATCAAAATGCGGTGGCATGCAGGATTCATTCCGAATTTTGCATGGATGATTCAAattgtttaataatttaaaaaaaattgagtgaacgccgcgaaaaatcagctcgatccgatatgtgtaggtgctcggatcaaacttCTCATCATTGGAAAATTGGAAAGATTGATTTTCTTGTGTACAGAAAGATGacaagcttgatttgagcacctacacatatttgatcgagctgatttttcaaGTTGGCCActcgattttttaaaaaaattattgaatagcTTGGATCATTCGTACGGAACCCGAAGTGGACTCCACACAAGGTACAGTAGCCAGCCACCGCATTTTGGTACAGCATTCATTCTGATCATGATCTTGAAAAGTACATAAAGCGACCCATAAAACCGATGGAGAACCAGACGGACCTTCACCAGTCACCacgattttttttggaaatttatataaataatccTTCTAGTTTTattcgagtctcattttcgttctccaagtatcaattacaactcttttgactttcaagtttggtttttgtaccaaattagtccaattgataacttttgtcagccaaactggacagaaaaaatcagattgatggcagtttggacgttgcagttcGTATCAAATTGGTCCAATTAATAACGTCTTCCcttaatctgattttttccattCAGTTTGCCTgaaaaaagttatcaattggactaatttggtacgaaaatgaaatttgaaggtcaaaagagttacaATTGATACTtagaggacgaaaatgagattcgggtgaaactaggaggattatttatataaattttccttcttcttttttcaatacaATGATTATTTGTAACACTGTCATATGGGGTAATAAAAGCGTTACAAACAATcgttatatataattttatccTCTGATTAAAATTACTtcacattctttctttttttttctttggagtaGGATCTCTCCCGGAGTACTCACATAACATGTCCACACGGGCCCACATGTTATGTGAGGAGAGGCAGTATACTTCCGGAGTTTTGAATGATTACCCTTCAACTTTGGTGTCTATTTTtatactttctcaatttctctcatcgagtCAAACGACCTGATATACCAACATTTagtaaaaattaagaagaaacaaaaactaaaaaaatcgtGATAAAAAAGTCACTGAAAAGTTAGGCCAAAAGAGGGATCTTAACCCGTTAAAAAACTCTCATTTTACTATGCCACCTGGTGTGTCTTGGattttctttcaagaaaagGATAATGGTAATTAAAGAGGTTAACGTAAATCGTAATAGATGTTACTTGTCTCTAAAGATTAAAAACTCTCATGACTTAAAGTACAATCCAAGAAGAAGCAAAGCCATTACATGCATCATGATGcatcaactatatatatataagtagaaagaatgccttgtattcagCTGGTATCCATGAAAATGAAGATGCCCAAGTCATTTGCTGCTTTTGTTCTCTTCACAATGTGGCATCTTATACCATCCGGTAATTTTCTATAAACTAAAGCCGATGGTTTGATTTTCTCTCACACAACTTTGTAGATAGATATGTCAGATTCCACCAACTAGGAGTTAGTTCAGTGGTGGAAACTCGGACTTGGTTGGACAAGGTCCAAGTTTGAGTTCTATAGTCTTTTATGGGGGGCTAAATATACTCTTAACACCACCCATATGTGGTGAAATCTTGATTTTCGGTCCCGACATAAATGTGATGGGGTCTCTACAGATATTAGTGTGGCGTGAAGGAACAAAGTGAAATgagttttataataaaaaaggtTATGACAAGGCTTACCCACTATCCCCGTGATCCATCTTGCTCCCTGTGATAAGGCCATTATTTGAAAGATATCCTCCAactttttcacaatttaagcaTCAGCTACTACATTGGCCTATCCTAATAAATCAATTTAGAGAATTTTCGTAAATAATTTCTTCGGGAAGGTGACGGAATACCATACCAACACTTCCATTTTGACTACAATGAAAAATGGCATGTGTATTCTGGTCTTGTTGTATCACATTTGATTGTCTAGAAGGCTGAGAGGGCTAGAGAAACAAGTCTGTTTGGTGCCCATTACATTATCAGCTTCGCGTTTAAACCCAATTGGCTTGCAGCGAACCAACCTAGTCAAAGTGAGAATATGCTGGCccgaacacttgagttatcaaattGGGGGGAAATGATCTTGACATCTTGACGGATTCAACCCGATTAGCTACTTGCACATAAATTTTCAATCCATCATCGCATGTGTAAAATGTTCTACGTAACACGCAGAATTCACAATTCAGAATCCATAATATAGTTTGGTGAATTTTGCAGGGAGTTCATCAAGGGCGCAAGCCTGCACATTTTACATAAGCAACAAATGCCCCTTCCCAATATGGCCAGCAACGGCTTCAAACACAGGGCAACCAGTGATTGCAAAGGGCGGATTCTACCTTCCACCAGGCCAAACCAAAACCATACAAGCCCCGGGGGCATGGAGCGGCCGCATTTGGGCCAGAACCGGCTGCAACTTCAACTCCGACGACACCAAGTCCAGCGGGGAGCCCGCCTGCGAAACGGGTGACTGCCAAGGACAGCTCGAGTGCAACGGGAAAATCGGGCTTCCCCCTGCCACACTCGTCGAAATTTCCCTCCAGGTAGAAGCGCGCTTTTTGGTGACGGTATTCTATTGGATTGTCTGAATTTGCTCTGTTATATTACTGTCTTTGTGCATTTTTGCTTCAGCTGGCTCATTCTAAAATTCCTGAAACCGCGACTGCAGGCAGACAAGAGCAAGCCAAGCTTCTACGACGTGAGCTTGGTGGACGGCTATAACCTCCCGGTTTCCGTCTCAACAAAGCCCGCATCGAAGAAATGCCAAATCGGAGGGTGCCAGAAGGACTTGAAAAGCGCGTGTCCGAAGGAACTTCAGATCTTGAACGAGGAAGGAGAAGTTGTAGCTTGCAAGAGCGCTTGCTTGGCTTTCGACCACGACAAGTTTTGCTGCAGGAATGAGTATGGGAGCCCGGAGACGTGCAAGCCGAGCGTGTACTCGAAGATCTTCAAGGATGCTTGTCCTTCTTATTTCAGCTATGCATTTGACACACCAACACCGCTGGTGAATTGCCCTTCTGATGCGTATGTGATAACCTTCTGCCCTTCGAAATGGGGCAGTGAAAATACAGATATGTAGAGTTAGAAGCTTTGAAATTGGCCCTTATTTACAGTTAAAAGTGGGGTCGTGATTGATATAGCCGTGCTAGCTTCCGGAAGGTTTGGATTGCATAGTCGGATCTATATAATGGTTTGACTGTAGGACTATTCCTCCGttacccaaaaagaaagaaagtatgAATTTGCTATTGACTAACCATTTTATTGTCAACTTGATGACATCAAATGGTATGATTTGTATGATTTGTGTATTGAAATTCGAGTAACACAAGTAGAAAGGATGCAGTACAAGTACTTCCTTTGGGCCTTTTTTTCCGGGTTCAGATCCCGTCCAGTATGTTACCCTCCAGTCCCGTCCAGTTCGGCCTTTTGTGGGCCATTTTTGGGTCtacaacaatgatcggaaccgttcacattttagagctcgtcgagaccaacgaccataccaaaaatcaagttgatcaaaTACCGTTTGGtatcatttcaaaatgcattaatgTTGTCTAAAAAAAAGGTGAGAAACACAGGATTACAACccttcaacaaattttttcgAAACTTAATACATTTTGAAATGATACCAAACGGTATtagatcaacgtgatttttggtatggtcgttggtctcaacgagctctaaaatgtgaacggttccgatcattgttgtggaccCAAAAAGGGCCCACAAAAGGCCGAACTGGACCGGACTGGAGGGTAACCCCATATTGGACAGGATCTGACTCCTTTTTTTCCGCCTAAGATTAACTTTTCGGTAATAGTCTATTATTCTCGGATGAGTATTGCTACGGGCACAAATTTAAACATATAACGTCCGGCACATGAAGGTCTGACCTGATGCACATAGAACTCTGCACAAATGGGACAAGTCCAAACAGATCTGTATCCGAATTGTGTCCGAACATTTTTGCCCCCAACATTATCCTTataagattatttttttttgatcaaatccTTTTTAGATTGAGATGACATATTTTGAGAAGAATAAGGAAAACCCTCATACTTATTCTGAATTAGGAGAGGCGGATTATTCGGCCCAATTCCATGAGTTATGGACTAGATCAGAATTGGTCTGATGTGTGTCTTAGGTAGGGCCCAATGTCATTGTAAACTCAACTTCATATAACATCAAATAGTAGGATGGTATGACTCGTGATTTGTAATCACAGTAAGGCCTCGTTCTACGAATattcttattttgtaagtactttACTAATTTTCCGTTTTAAGAGACATGTCATattttcacaatacatcatatttaatttaaaaaataagtacttattttctttagtagaaCGGAGCTTGTAATAAGGATGCGATACAAAGGGCTGCCTTTGGGGCTTTCTCGCCCATGACGTCCACTTTTTTTAATATTCTACTCTTCTCAGATGAGTAGAGCTACAGATTTAGACCTGAACATACAGCTCGAGATGCTCGACGGGCTGAGGGCTTCACAAAATGTACGTAGAGTTCCACACATTCGATGACTACGAATGAATTTGTGTCCGACCATCTGTGCTCAAACAATATCCTTTTTAGATTGAcatattttggacaaaataaagaactaaagaaaaaaagggaaaatgacggcacatgacgtgttttgataattaatacctgtcaaggacatgctgaaaatatttgttaatactgaaaatatttttagcgggtattaattattaaaacatgtcatgggccgtcattttccagaaaaaaaaCCCTCATGTTCATTGTAATTTAGGCTGATTCGGCCCAGAGATAGGGCCCAAATACAGTTCCAAGTTGATATACAGTTGGGCCTAGGCCTTTCTATACACAAGTAGTCCGCCGCCCAGTTTAGGGTTTTCCTGTCTATTTATAAATTCAGATTCAGCTTATGGCAAAGgagctgctgcttcttcttcttcttcgctaTCTAGGGCTTagttcaatctctctctctctctctctctctctctctctctctctctctctctctctctctctctctctctattttcttcGTTTCTCTCTCGTACATATATTTTTCTGGTTTCTTGTTAATTTCGTTGCTTTAGATTGGATTGAAATCAAGTGATGAGGAAAAAAAACTGCAACAATATGATTGGGCAAGTCCCATGATTCCTTGTATTTAAGTCTctgatgattttttttctttttcattttctttttttcaatgttACATTAACTTGAGAGATATGATGAGTTTCTTTATTGGTCCGTGTTTCTGATTTAACCGTGACCGACAAACCTTTACCAAACTCTGATCTCCTttcgattttgaaaaaaaaaaagggaaaaagatcttatcttgattttagggttttgtttctgTCAAATTTCCTGGAAAAAGAATGGATTCTTTTGGGTGCGTCATTGATGACGTTAGTGGTGGCTCTGTGATTTTGATGCCTGATTTTTGGGGCAATATACGCTATTCTGAATGCTAATGTGAGCTGATAAATTTTCTGATAACGATGAGAGCTGCTGCTACTATTTAGTGATTTTTAGGGTTTGATGGTTTTTgttgctttgttcttcttgcTGTGACGAATCATGGAACAATTCACATGTCAGACTTCAGAGATTTTGTATTAAATCTATGAGAAGGAAATTTCTTGTTTCCTGAgcagaagaatttttttatttgattttctttaatTCAGGACAGTTTCGTTGGCCATGTCAAATTATGGAGAAATTTGTGGGTGTCGAGCACGGCGGAGTAGCGAACTCAACCGCCAAATGTGTCTCTCCTCTTTCGCTCTCTTCAAAATTCGAACTGTCCTAAACACGTATGAATAGCTACAATTGTGACGGGGTACCATGTGTGTGGGCGTGGGCGTGGTATCCGCCTGGCACCAAATTTTTTGATTGCTGGTAGCCCTCGTATAATGGAATTCTTAAATGGGAGTTGTAGTGAAACAAATGCATTGCACAGCAGGGTTCAATTTGAGAAAACCAAAGACTGATCCAGGGAGGCCACGAGGGTTCCATTAATGTTCAGTACGAAGGACTTCACTCTAAATTGAGcactaatttttgaaaatatttctaCCATCTGTTAAACCTCGGCAAAATAGTGACAAGGGCAGGTTAGGCCGACCTCCGTACCCTTATCCTCCCTATCCCACTAAACTCAACTATTTTAGTTCCATCttggattaaaaaatctttGCTCAGAGTCGATATCAATATAATAAACAAATCGACTAGGCTCTGTtccgaaaaagaaaataaaaatttattttttaagaaggcaatttcaagtttaaaaattatgtgtgtatataaattatttttctatcaatatgaatcttatttgatagaatttatttagatttttaatacggtgcaaaaaaaattgaaaaattatttttcaattacattatttttgagtttaaaaatatgaataagcacttattttttaagaaagtgttctggaacgggaccttaaGTTGAGTTTGTTGCACAAAACTCtaatcaagtttgttttttatACACATGTTAATGAAAGCACTCCCTGagatgaatggtttggattttgaatctTTCCATCACCACGAAATGATGCGAAAATATTAATTGAGTTTGGTGCTGTATAATTGATAAGAGTGTGGAGGGGAGATTAACTCACCCCCAAAAATAAGTAGTGTTATCTCCAAGACTTTTCAtgttagtaatattttttttatacaaattatatatcttatttaatagattttaattagttctatcaAATAAATTTTCTGAAACCAAGAGAACATTAAAAAAcacaaacttgaaagaaaacAAACTAGGATGAAGTTGAGGATATTGGCGTATAGCTGGGTTGAGGAGGGTATTGCAATCGACAGAAATAGAAGTGGGCCGGCCCAACTTGGGCAGTTGGGCTATTAATTAACAAATGTTCatattttgtgggttattgatttgtctttaacgagaagaatcaaaaaagtaaaattttatcacttttatttaagtattttaaaaaataaccacttttcagCGTATTTTtatgctaaaaaatggttatttcttaaattaattggataaaaataaaaaaattacttttttaatttttctcgtcaagatgaattaatagctcaaaaaaatttgacgcaaaactaataaataaaaaaaattcaattaaaaataaaatttcaaatttaagttaagtttaaaagTTGAAGTCCAGAACATCGCATAGTATCTGTTCACTTTCCCCTCTTTCCATATCAACCTTATTGCTGACAACTACTCCCCAACAATAAAACCATTTGTCAACCAGATGGAGCATGGCCCCCCTATTTGGAATAAATCACTGAGTACGATGATGACACCGCGCGGATTAGATCCTCTCGCGTGATTTTCTTTGCTCGCAAGTCGCATCATCATGTTGTGTTTTGATGACCTTGTTAGGATCAAACAGATATCTTATCAAAACCTGTAGGTGGTGGTAAAGAcgcaattttattttcttatactAAAGCGTAACAGGTTTCAAGTGCCACGGTTTGATCCGCGTGGGCAGGATTTTGGCTTGCGACCAATAATTCCCCCCAGTACTTGTTCGCAAGTAGCATGCCATCTTGAGGAGTCGAATCCGTGActttggctctgataccaattgttaggaTCAAGCACTTACCATCTTACTAAACCCGCATGTAGTGGTAAATGCGCAACTCTATTTTCTTATACTAAAGTGTAGAAGGTCTCAAGCGGCCACGGATTGACCCGCATGGACAAGATGCTGGCCCGCGACCAACAGACCCAAACTATATTCATATATTCATTTTATACGTCTCGAGAAATAAAACATTTTCATGTAAGAAATTAATTAATCGACCATTGTCAGCCATCTCGACGACTAACATTCATCTGCAGAGAAACGAATGGTTCGCGATGGGAACACTCCATTACGCACTCTCAAAGACATATTAGTAATCTAATCAACTTATTAATTCTTTTGCACGGATAAAGGAAACGACCGATATCGAGGTTAGGAATTGCGTTGTTACTTGTCCACGGATATTTTAATCCACGATCTACGTATCCGATTACGAAATGGGCCACATGGTGCCGAGCATGCATTTTTGCTGTCCAAACGTGATTTGGACAGCCCAAATTTGATTTGGGCTTGAGggggtgttttgataattttatacaaaaaaattatccaaatgaatttgaaccgtccaaaatacgtttggacgaCCGAGATCGTGCTCGGCATCACCtgccgtgcccacccggcactgaaaaacttctcatAAAAAAGAGTTGAGAGTTGGTAATGGCTTGTTCGTTCAGCTAACTTTCAGAGGCATCTTCCCCCGACAAAAGGGACTTGGTCAATACCGGCGGCCGATGGCAGCCCACGAGCCCCTTCTTTGATtggatcaaaaaacaaaaatattcccATTTGGCtctgcaacaaaacaaaaaattgactcAGACTTGTCTTGCCCATGGCcgcatttttttccccatatgtCTGTGTACATCTATAATACTGTAGTACGAGGGAATATCTGCACATGCTATCTGGGAATGGGCGGTGCTACAGTGCACCCGCTGTATTATACGGTGTAATGCGATCGATCCGACCGTCTATCTGGGCACAAATAGTTTGAATTTAATTCGAATTCCTATAAATTTTAGTCGTTCATCGTTCGGATGAAAATCCGAGacgtccattgccgagatggacggtcGGATCAGCCGCACTACATGTGTATGTAGTGCACATGTAGTACAGTAGTGTACTATAGCACCCCGACCTTTTTTTAGTCCCATTGATATAATCTCAAATCTTGCTCAACAAGGGAAAACCAAATTAAACACTAGCTCCCCCCACTTCTCTCCTCCTCTATATTAAAACCaataaggctccgttctggaaaccttcttaaaaaataagtacttattttgccacttctcatttaaaaataagaagggtcattccataaaattcaaataaaaagttcctttcacattttcaaactcaaaaataatgcaaatgaaaaaaaaaagttcaattttttttacaccatattaaagatctcaatgagatctatcaaataagatccatagtggtaagaaaattatttacgtaaacacataatttttgagtttgaagttgccttatacaaaaaataagactgttgctatgataatgggtgccggcggagggaaatcataCCGGCGGCCACGTCGGGCCGTATCCgtccaccggacggtcgatccgagccgtccaaaaattctaaaaaaaaaaaacgaggggacctacacgggaatcaacggtatccgatgtgtgtagggtgcttgattcgagcaccccttttccgtgtatatatgatcaagcatcctacacagaaaaatggtgctcggatcaagcaccttacacacctcggatgccattgattctcgcgttagccctctcgttttttttttttagaatttttggacggcttggatcggccgtccggtggccggagacggcccagcaCGGCTGCCGGTATGATTTTcctccccggccggtcggtacctatataaattcttccaaaataagtagcaACCTTCTTATTTCcaggaacaagccttcttattacataaaaaataagttcttatttcgtttGTGGAACGGGCTCTAAAAATCTACAAACACAACTTTAAAGTACAATCGTGTCCGGGACCGTTTGATGCATGTGAAAACATGTGTATTTGCACTACCTCGGATGCAGTTATGTCTAGAATTGTGTTTTAATGTTGTGTTGGTATCATTGCTTATATTAATACAATAACATAAGTATGGAGAGTAATTTCTAATAAAACCATGCCAACGCTACTTGCTCGTGGTAAAAGCTGAACTTAAAGTAAGGAACTAAAAAAGGCCGTCTTGATAAGAAAGTGAAAGTGGGAGGGGGGGGGGCCTGCTGCCCCGGCTTTTCGGGCCCGCTCCGGGcccgctccggtctcgctccgatgatctgaaatgttcactttgtagagctcgtcgagtagaataactatgcaaaaaatcagcttaattggatatcattaagtgcctgatcggagcccatataactttcggtccatgggttacaatggatttgattccagtgtttcggattcattctttttaagataaaaagattCCGATCaggcatttaatgatatccaattaagctaattttttacatagttattctactctatgagctctacaaagtgaacatttcagatcatcggagcgaggcCGGAGCGGGCCCGGAAAgccgggacagcagccccccgcctccGTGAAAGTGAGGTGGATAACGGTTTTTTGCAAATTTGTTGAAATGGAAAGATTCTCATGAATGttacaagaaaaaatagttGGTAGTTACTAACACACAATTAAAAAAGAGCATGAATTAGAGAATAAAATATCATAGTATTTTTAGCAAGAAGTGAAAGCTACGGCATCTTTAACCTTTGCTTCAAATTTGGAgaagccaatttttttaaagaccGAGAGATGTGACAATTTCACCTTCAAATTTGACTCCCATATCGATATTTCTCCAATCAGGATGTCAAATTTGCTCTCATGATCgacaaaatcccacaaaacccCCCCTATGGTGATTCAAAAAGCCACTTATGCATTTTGACAATTGATCAGGCTTGTTTATTAGGGGTCAATGGAAGGGAGATAAGAAATCCAGCTGGATAAGTACGTCCCCCTCTCTATATTTGGTGTTTTTGAGCCGGATATGGAGGAGGATAAGAAATCCAGTGGAGATTTATATCCGCCCTTACCCGAATAAAATTTGGACACCCCTCACCCTATCCAAATTATATTTCCCTTTATATCCACCTTCTCAAAATTACAACTTGTCATTTTATTTACAGAAATGCCACTATTATTTACAGGAATGCCATTATAACTAATCACCCCTTTATATATGTGATAATCCCGTTTATACTATATCTCCTCTTTCTAAATCCCTTTATCCCCTCAAAAATTTTGACAACTAACAAATGTGCCATTGATGCCACAGACTCCACGTAAGATTTGAGTCCTCCCA
Proteins encoded in this window:
- the LOC131303770 gene encoding pathogenesis-related thaumatin-like protein 3.5; amino-acid sequence: MPCIQLVSMKMKMPKSFAAFVLFTMWHLIPSGSSSRAQACTFYISNKCPFPIWPATASNTGQPVIAKGGFYLPPGQTKTIQAPGAWSGRIWARTGCNFNSDDTKSSGEPACETGDCQGQLECNGKIGLPPATLVEISLQADKSKPSFYDVSLVDGYNLPVSVSTKPASKKCQIGGCQKDLKSACPKELQILNEEGEVVACKSACLAFDHDKFCCRNEYGSPETCKPSVYSKIFKDACPSYFSYAFDTPTPLVNCPSDAYVITFCPSKWGSENTDM